The Micromonospora siamensis genome contains the following window.
GGCGCGGGTCGCGCCGGCACGATCACGCCCGAACATGGAAGTAGTGGCCTCCCCGACCGGGTGAGGCCACTACTTCATTGATCGAGCACGGTCATGTGCCGAGGCGCGGGCGCGGCGGCGATCAGTCCAGGCGGGTGGCGCCACCGGCGGGCAGGACGGTGAAGTGGCCGGGGGCGGCGAAGCCGCGCTCGGCGTACGCGCTGGTCACGGCGGTCGCGACGCGCTCGGCGGAGGCCGCCTCGACCAGTGCGAGGACGCAGCCGCCGAAACCACCGCCGGTCATCCGGGCACCCAGCGCGCCCGCGTCCAGCGCCGCCTCGACGGCGGTGTCGATCTCCGGGACGGTGATCTCGAAGTCGTCCCGCATCGAGACGTGCGAGGCGGTCAGCAGCGGGCCGATCTCGCGTACCCGGCCGGCGCGGAGCAGTCCGACGGTGTCCAGGACCCGCTGGTCCTCGGTGACCACGTGCCGCACCCGGCGCCGGGTCTCCGGGTCGTCGAGGCGGCCCAGGGCGGCGTCGAGCCCGGCCGCGTCGACGTCGCGCAGCGCGGGCACCCCGAGCAGTTCGGCGGCCCGCTCGCAGGACTTCCGGCGGGCCGCGTACTCGCCGTCGACGTGCCGGTGCGGGGCCCTGCTGTCCACCACCAGCACGGCCAGCCCGGCCGCGTCCAGGTCGAACGGGATCTGCTCGACCGCCTCGGAACGGCAGTCCAGGAAGAGCGCGTGCCCCTCCCGGCAGCGGATGACGGCGGACTGGTCCATGATCCCGGTGGGCGCGCCGACGTAGGCGTTCTCGGCCCGCTGCGCCAGCCGGGGCTGCCGGTCGGCGGGCAGGTCCAGCCCGCCCAGGTCGACCAGGGCGGCGAGCACGGCCGCCTCCAGCGCCGCCGAGGAGGACAGGCCGGAGCCGAGCGGAACGTCCGAGGCGAGCGCGATCCGGGCGCCCGGCACGGCGTACCCGGCGTCGCGGAGCGCCCAGACCACCCCGGCCACGTACGCGCCCCAGCCGGTGACCCGGCCGGGTTCGTCGACGTCCGAGCCGCCGAAGGTGATCCGCTCACCGGAGAGCTCCGACCACACCGTCCACCGGTCGGCGTCGTGGCGGTCGGCGGCGGCGACCGTACGCAGCGGCAGGGCGAAGGGCAGCACGAAGCCGCCGTTGTAGTCGGTGTGCTCGCCGATCAGGTTCGCCCGGCCGGGAGCCGCCCAGCGGCCGGCGGGCTGCTCGGCGTACTCCTGACGGAAGCCGGCGGTGGCGCGGGCCGCGACGTCCTTACTCACCGGTCGCCCAGGACGTGGGCGCGATAGAAGGCCCACGCGTCGCCGACCATGTCGTGCAGGGTCGGCTTCTCCGGCTCCCAGCCCAGCTCCTCGCGGGCCAGGGCGGAGGAGGCGACCAGTTCGGCGGGGTCGCCCTCGCGGCGCGGCGCCGTCTCGACCGGCACCGGCTCGCCGGTGACCTCGCGGACCACCTCGACCACCTGCCGGTTGGTGAAGCCGTTGCCGTTGCCGAGGTTGTAGATGCGGTGCCGGCCGGGCGCGGCGGCGGTGAGCGCGAGCAGGTGCGCCCGGGCCAGGTCCACCACGTGGATGTAGTCGCGGACGCAGGTGCCGTCCACGGTGGGGTAGTCGTCGCCGAAGATCTGGAGCTTGTCCCGCCGGCCGGCGGCGACCTCCAGGGCGATCGGGATCAGGTGGGTCTCCGGGTCGTGCCGCTCGCCGATGGCCAGGTCGCCACGGAGGTACGCGCCGGCCACGTTGAAGTAGCGCAGCGACACGGCGGCCAGGTCGTGCCCGATCGCCTCGGAGGTGAGCG
Protein-coding sequences here:
- the galK gene encoding galactokinase translates to MSKDVAARATAGFRQEYAEQPAGRWAAPGRANLIGEHTDYNGGFVLPFALPLRTVAAADRHDADRWTVWSELSGERITFGGSDVDEPGRVTGWGAYVAGVVWALRDAGYAVPGARIALASDVPLGSGLSSSAALEAAVLAALVDLGGLDLPADRQPRLAQRAENAYVGAPTGIMDQSAVIRCREGHALFLDCRSEAVEQIPFDLDAAGLAVLVVDSRAPHRHVDGEYAARRKSCERAAELLGVPALRDVDAAGLDAALGRLDDPETRRRVRHVVTEDQRVLDTVGLLRAGRVREIGPLLTASHVSMRDDFEITVPEIDTAVEAALDAGALGARMTGGGFGGCVLALVEAASAERVATAVTSAYAERGFAAPGHFTVLPAGGATRLD
- the galE gene encoding UDP-glucose 4-epimerase GalE, giving the protein MKLLVTGGAGYIGSVVTRMLLDNGHEVTVLDDLRTGHRAALAPEATHVDLPVHEAAQVLTPDAGFDGVLHFAALIAAGESMVKPELYWRNNTVGSLALIDAVRAAGVPRLVFSSTAAVYGNPLELPIPETAVKAPTNTYGATKLAVDMALTSEAIGHDLAAVSLRYFNVAGAYLRGDLAIGERHDPETHLIPIALEVAAGRRDKLQIFGDDYPTVDGTCVRDYIHVVDLARAHLLALTAAAPGRHRIYNLGNGNGFTNRQVVEVVREVTGEPVPVETAPRREGDPAELVASSALAREELGWEPEKPTLHDMVGDAWAFYRAHVLGDR